The following are encoded in a window of Salinigranum halophilum genomic DNA:
- a CDS encoding DUF7548 family protein — MDVEDVAPLVGSVACGAVVAALVAPFVLVSNPGTELGLYYASGPAGGTVLGFLAPIAVVVFLAGRRGRTDPVTAAGLTLVLGLGMLGLAASWAFAVDPELVFNFSAAWMGYHRWVVVGLTAFVPLSAGAYARAVL; from the coding sequence ATGGACGTCGAAGACGTCGCGCCCCTCGTCGGCAGTGTCGCCTGTGGCGCCGTCGTCGCTGCGCTCGTCGCACCGTTCGTGCTCGTCTCGAACCCGGGGACCGAACTCGGGCTCTACTACGCGTCTGGTCCGGCCGGCGGGACCGTGCTCGGGTTCCTCGCACCGATCGCCGTCGTCGTCTTCCTCGCGGGCCGACGCGGGCGGACCGACCCGGTGACCGCGGCCGGTCTCACGCTCGTTCTCGGCCTGGGGATGCTCGGGCTGGCCGCCTCGTGGGCGTTCGCCGTCGACCCCGAACTCGTGTTCAACTTCTCCGCCGCCTGGATGGGCTACCACCGCTGGGTCGTCGTCGGCCTCACCGCCTTCGTCCCGCTGAGCGCGGGTGCGTACGCCCGTGCCGTCCTCTGA
- a CDS encoding thiolase family protein, with product MERVAIIGASMTQFGQRDAWLQELLAEAGQACLDDAGVSADEIDHLYLSNMASGEFEGQTGSMNYLAHDLAAMPSYTQRIDQTSSSGGAGVYAAYQSIASGASEMTLLVGGEKMTHCTTAEATDVIASITHRAEYKHGLTLPSFAGLTARLYLDQYDAPRESLGKVAVKNHKNGVHNPHAQFQKEVDLETVLESPIVADPLRLYDFCPITDGSAALLFCPESVAEQYTDDYAVVAGVGGATDTHVVHERADPTTMRGVVESSEIAYEMADMGPDDIDVAELHDMFTILEFLQSEDLGFFEKGEGWKAIEEGKTELDGEIPVNPSGGLKSKGHPLGASGVAQVYEIYKQVIGDADTQQLDADVGLACNVGGFGNCVITTILEGQ from the coding sequence ATGGAACGCGTTGCAATCATCGGCGCATCGATGACCCAGTTCGGGCAACGGGACGCCTGGCTCCAGGAGCTACTCGCCGAGGCGGGGCAGGCCTGTCTCGACGACGCGGGCGTCTCCGCCGACGAGATCGACCACCTCTACCTCTCGAACATGGCGAGCGGCGAGTTCGAGGGGCAGACGGGCTCGATGAACTACCTGGCGCACGACCTGGCCGCGATGCCGTCGTACACCCAGCGCATCGACCAGACCTCCTCCTCCGGCGGGGCGGGCGTCTACGCCGCGTACCAGTCCATCGCGTCGGGCGCGAGCGAGATGACGCTGCTCGTCGGCGGGGAGAAGATGACCCACTGCACCACCGCGGAGGCGACCGACGTCATCGCGTCCATCACACACCGTGCGGAGTACAAACACGGCCTGACGCTCCCCTCTTTCGCCGGGCTGACGGCGCGGCTGTACCTCGACCAGTACGACGCCCCACGGGAGTCGCTCGGAAAGGTCGCCGTCAAGAACCACAAGAACGGCGTCCACAACCCTCACGCGCAGTTCCAGAAGGAGGTCGACCTCGAGACGGTGCTGGAGTCGCCCATAGTCGCCGACCCGCTCCGCCTGTACGACTTCTGTCCCATCACCGACGGCTCCGCAGCGCTCCTGTTCTGCCCCGAGTCCGTGGCGGAGCAGTACACCGACGACTACGCCGTCGTCGCCGGCGTCGGCGGCGCGACGGACACCCACGTCGTCCACGAGCGGGCCGACCCGACGACGATGCGCGGCGTCGTCGAGTCCTCCGAAATCGCCTACGAGATGGCCGACATGGGCCCCGACGACATCGACGTGGCCGAACTCCACGACATGTTCACTATCCTCGAGTTCCTCCAGTCGGAGGACCTCGGCTTCTTCGAGAAGGGCGAGGGCTGGAAGGCCATCGAGGAGGGCAAGACCGAGTTGGACGGCGAGATTCCGGTCAACCCCTCGGGCGGGCTGAAGTCGAAGGGTCACCCGCTCGGTGCGTCGGGGGTCGCACAGGTGTACGAGATATACAAGCAGGTCATCGGTGACGCCGATACCCAACAACTGGACGCGGACGTCGGGCTCGCGTGCAACGTCGGCGGCTTCGGCAACTGCGTCATCACCACCATCCTGGAGGGTCAGTGA
- a CDS encoding Zn-ribbon domain-containing OB-fold protein has protein sequence MSDSEHTHELEAYRYSDGSITYPGHPVGPDGSEPEGTVDLSEYTATVITWTTSMATPPGVRQPNTIAIVEFDVDGEPVRAVGQVTEGAEVDIGDEVRAVYCEELREPGAGIRHPDSQEWDGFRFEPV, from the coding sequence ATGTCCGATTCTGAGCACACACACGAACTGGAGGCGTACCGCTACTCCGACGGGAGCATCACCTACCCCGGCCACCCGGTCGGCCCCGACGGGAGCGAGCCCGAGGGGACGGTCGACCTGAGCGAGTACACGGCGACGGTCATCACGTGGACGACGTCGATGGCGACGCCGCCGGGCGTCCGCCAGCCGAACACCATCGCCATCGTCGAGTTCGACGTCGACGGCGAACCCGTCCGGGCCGTCGGACAGGTCACCGAGGGTGCCGAGGTCGACATCGGCGACGAGGTTCGCGCGGTGTACTGTGAGGAACTCCGCGAACCCGGTGCCGGTATCCGCCATCCCGACAGCCAAGAGTGGGACGGGTTCAGGTTCGAACCGGTCTGA
- a CDS encoding HTH domain-containing protein translates to MPSHDTRIIRALVHALASTENQENAFIDCSTFSLQGDTTMCAIHSETATPRVTLYVRGDMFGANDQQNAVVRRLRELEASGRIGTYDVSVWNGRVRLTEDEGHKPPAVAAYEAFDAWADTVGVDIDPFFTVRERESFVDGVARELVLPVMCLEVRTDDGIATVAPNVRESNTITVQDCLDELETLEASPRAVAAE, encoded by the coding sequence ATGCCGAGCCACGACACCCGCATCATCCGGGCGCTCGTCCACGCTCTCGCATCAACGGAGAATCAGGAAAACGCTTTCATAGATTGCTCGACATTCTCCTTGCAGGGGGACACCACGATGTGCGCCATACACAGCGAGACTGCGACACCGCGCGTCACGCTTTACGTCAGGGGAGATATGTTCGGAGCCAACGACCAGCAGAACGCGGTCGTGAGGCGACTCCGTGAACTGGAGGCGTCGGGCCGAATCGGCACGTACGACGTCTCGGTGTGGAACGGGCGCGTCCGGCTGACCGAGGACGAGGGCCACAAACCGCCAGCCGTCGCCGCGTACGAGGCGTTCGACGCGTGGGCCGACACGGTGGGAGTCGACATCGACCCGTTCTTCACCGTCCGCGAGCGCGAGTCGTTCGTCGACGGCGTCGCGCGCGAACTCGTCTTACCAGTGATGTGTCTCGAAGTGCGGACCGACGACGGGATCGCGACCGTCGCGCCGAACGTGAGAGAGAGTAATACGATTACGGTGCAGGACTGCCTCGACGAACTCGAGACCCTCGAGGCGTCGCCGCGCGCGGTGGCGGCCGAGTAG
- a CDS encoding MaoC family dehydratase, protein MEYSAMDMTAPVRGMTSAWLKSSKHVSKSFVRMYSNVAEANRAMLASQNGASEVREPEVDSVAYSQESWSMERSVDADEELGVGDVVSFTKQITEEDVLAFAGISGDTNRLHLDDEFAEETRFGRRIVHGTLASGLISSALARLPGMTVYLSQDLRFLKPVDIGSELTATVEIVEDLGDRRYRLDTTVETADETTVIDGEAVVLIDPAPESQ, encoded by the coding sequence ATGGAATATAGCGCGATGGACATGACTGCACCAGTCCGCGGAATGACCTCCGCGTGGCTCAAGTCGTCCAAGCACGTCTCGAAGAGCTTCGTCCGCATGTACTCCAACGTCGCCGAAGCCAATCGAGCCATGCTGGCGAGTCAGAACGGCGCCAGCGAGGTACGCGAGCCGGAGGTCGACTCCGTCGCGTACAGCCAGGAGTCGTGGTCGATGGAGCGCTCCGTCGACGCCGACGAGGAGCTCGGCGTCGGCGACGTCGTCAGCTTCACGAAACAGATCACCGAGGAGGACGTCCTCGCCTTCGCGGGCATCAGCGGGGACACCAACCGGCTCCACCTCGACGACGAGTTCGCCGAGGAGACGCGGTTCGGCCGGCGAATCGTCCACGGGACGCTCGCCTCGGGCCTCATCAGCTCCGCGCTCGCGCGACTCCCGGGGATGACCGTCTACCTCTCACAGGACCTCCGCTTCCTGAAGCCGGTCGACATCGGCTCGGAACTCACCGCGACCGTCGAGATCGTCGAGGACCTCGGCGACCGACGATACCGGCTGGACACGACCGTCGAGACGGCCGACGAGACGACGGTCATCGACGGTGAAGCGGTCGTGCTCATCGACCCCGCGCCCGAGTCGCAGTAA
- a CDS encoding AbrB/MazE/SpoVT family DNA-binding domain-containing protein — protein sequence MTDDPDDATPMWSPAAFAKQMQEASQQATKSQQELLKQFMQASSGGMDGFSQLNAMSMGSAMFKTRVQSGGRISIPDAEREALDIEEGDIVQAIVIPVKRNR from the coding sequence ATGACAGACGACCCGGACGATGCAACGCCCATGTGGTCGCCCGCCGCGTTCGCGAAGCAGATGCAGGAGGCGTCCCAGCAGGCCACCAAGAGCCAGCAGGAACTGCTCAAGCAGTTCATGCAGGCGTCTTCGGGAGGCATGGACGGCTTCTCACAGCTGAACGCGATGAGTATGGGCAGCGCGATGTTCAAGACGCGCGTCCAGAGCGGCGGCCGCATCTCCATCCCCGACGCCGAGCGCGAGGCGCTCGACATCGAGGAGGGAGACATCGTCCAGGCGATCGTCATCCCCGTCAAACGAAACCGGTGA
- a CDS encoding poly(R)-hydroxyalkanoic acid synthase subunit: MANDTFDMTDMTDATQMESFFEQLSETYSEALKRNMDAQAAFADQWMESMEEAMSEERLDDASDGAVQAYEAWMNAAESSYERVGDALEGEDVDPEEFRDIWFNAANKAFKESMSTTAFAAATGQNVEDVLDFQEQLNDAAQDTLHGMGFATTGDVREVGERLVEIERRQHAIEQKLDQLLEQQ, encoded by the coding sequence ATGGCTAACGACACATTCGACATGACAGACATGACCGACGCAACGCAGATGGAGTCGTTCTTCGAGCAGCTCTCGGAGACCTACTCCGAGGCACTCAAACGCAACATGGACGCTCAGGCGGCGTTCGCCGACCAGTGGATGGAATCGATGGAGGAGGCGATGTCCGAAGAGCGACTCGACGACGCGTCCGACGGTGCCGTCCAGGCCTACGAGGCGTGGATGAACGCGGCCGAGTCCTCGTACGAGCGCGTCGGCGACGCGCTCGAGGGTGAGGACGTCGACCCCGAGGAGTTCCGCGACATCTGGTTCAACGCCGCCAACAAGGCGTTCAAGGAGTCGATGTCGACGACGGCGTTCGCCGCCGCGACGGGCCAGAACGTCGAGGACGTCCTCGACTTCCAAGAACAGCTGAACGACGCCGCACAGGACACCCTCCACGGCATGGGCTTCGCCACGACTGGCGACGTCCGCGAAGTGGGCGAGCGCCTCGTCGAAATCGAGCGCCGCCAGCACGCCATCGAACAGAAGCTCGACCAGCTCCTGGAGCAACAGTAA
- the phaC gene encoding class III poly(R)-hydroxyalkanoic acid synthase subunit PhaC: MNPFTAPFEAQRKMLDSWTEAVETAEATPEGLETMASVDVGETPSEVVYEENKLKLLRYDAEAAGIEPEETHDVPILIVYALINRPYILDLQPDRSVVRRLLEAGFDVYLIDWGEPSMLDQSLTLDDYVNRYIDNCVDEVAERAGLDAINLLGYCMGGTMSVMYAALHPEKVRNLGLMAAGLCFAGTGGILEEWGDDEYYSPRDVTGAFGNVPAEFLDVGFALMDPVNNYVSKYTTLYDNLDNDDFVQNFARMERWLSDGIDLAGSTYVQFLEDVYQQNKLYENELELDGKHVDLGELTMPVLQIVGQYDHLIPPEASRPFNDVVPSDDTTLMEESTGHIGLSVSSKSHANLWPNAAAWFAERSRLDDESEAVDIELDDPDSESDEAVDAENGTAHVDDEAFDDTDLDQVRGVGPAYADRLREAGVGTVSELAAADPDELAASIDVSTSRVADWVDHATELTS; encoded by the coding sequence ATGAACCCCTTCACCGCACCGTTCGAGGCACAGCGGAAGATGCTCGACTCGTGGACAGAGGCCGTCGAGACGGCCGAAGCCACGCCCGAGGGTCTCGAGACGATGGCCTCGGTCGACGTGGGTGAGACGCCGAGCGAGGTCGTCTACGAGGAGAACAAGCTCAAGCTGCTCCGCTACGACGCCGAGGCGGCCGGTATCGAGCCCGAGGAGACCCACGACGTCCCCATCCTCATCGTCTACGCGCTCATCAACCGGCCGTACATCCTCGACCTCCAGCCGGATCGGTCGGTGGTCCGGCGACTCCTCGAAGCGGGCTTCGACGTCTACCTCATCGACTGGGGCGAACCCTCCATGCTCGACCAGTCGCTGACGCTCGACGACTACGTCAACCGCTACATCGACAACTGCGTCGACGAGGTCGCCGAGCGGGCGGGGCTCGACGCCATCAACCTCCTCGGCTACTGCATGGGCGGAACGATGAGCGTCATGTACGCCGCGCTGCACCCCGAGAAGGTCCGGAACCTCGGCCTGATGGCCGCGGGGCTGTGTTTCGCTGGCACCGGCGGCATCCTCGAAGAGTGGGGCGACGACGAGTACTACTCGCCGCGCGACGTCACCGGTGCGTTCGGAAACGTCCCCGCGGAGTTCCTCGACGTCGGCTTCGCCCTGATGGACCCCGTCAACAACTACGTCTCGAAGTACACCACGCTGTACGACAACCTCGACAACGACGACTTCGTGCAGAACTTCGCCCGGATGGAGCGGTGGCTCTCGGACGGCATCGACCTCGCCGGCTCGACGTACGTCCAGTTCCTCGAGGACGTCTACCAGCAGAACAAGCTGTACGAGAACGAACTGGAACTCGACGGCAAGCACGTCGACCTCGGCGAACTCACGATGCCGGTCCTCCAGATCGTCGGACAGTACGACCACCTCATCCCGCCGGAGGCGTCCCGCCCGTTCAACGACGTCGTCCCGTCGGACGACACCACGCTGATGGAGGAGTCGACGGGCCACATCGGCCTGTCAGTGTCGAGCAAGTCCCACGCGAACCTCTGGCCGAACGCCGCCGCGTGGTTCGCCGAGCGGTCGCGCCTCGACGACGAGAGCGAGGCCGTCGACATCGAACTCGACGACCCCGACTCCGAGAGCGACGAGGCCGTCGACGCGGAGAACGGCACCGCTCACGTCGACGACGAGGCGTTCGACGACACGGACCTCGACCAGGTCCGCGGCGTCGGTCCCGCCTACGCCGACCGACTGCGCGAAGCGGGTGTCGGGACCGTCTCCGAACTCGCCGCGGCCGACCCCGACGAACTCGCCGCGAGCATCGACGTCTCGACGTCGCGGGTCGCCGACTGGGTCGACCACGCGACCGAACTGACGTCCTGA
- a CDS encoding beta-ketoacyl-ACP reductase, which produces MKLEDRTCVITGASRGIGRGIAEEMAGEGANVVVNYRSSEAEARDVVETIRDAGGDAMAAQADVTDYEAVGQMCDEVHETFGPADILINNAGITKDTSFARMSPEEWKTVIDVNLNGTFNATKVFFDDIKQSDQGRLINISSIVGKQGNFGQANYATAKSGIFGFTRTIALELAPSGSTSNSVAPGFTRTDMLDEVREDIQEQILEQIPMGRFAEVEDVSHIVKFLASEEASYITGEVIDVNGAMDL; this is translated from the coding sequence ATGAAACTCGAAGACAGAACCTGTGTCATCACGGGCGCATCGAGGGGGATTGGCCGCGGTATCGCGGAGGAGATGGCCGGCGAGGGCGCGAACGTCGTCGTCAACTACCGCTCATCGGAGGCGGAGGCACGGGACGTCGTCGAGACCATCCGCGACGCCGGCGGTGACGCCATGGCGGCGCAGGCCGACGTCACCGATTACGAGGCCGTCGGGCAGATGTGCGACGAGGTCCACGAGACGTTCGGCCCCGCGGACATCCTCATCAACAACGCCGGCATCACGAAGGACACGTCGTTCGCACGCATGAGCCCCGAGGAGTGGAAGACCGTCATCGACGTCAACCTCAACGGGACGTTCAACGCGACGAAGGTGTTCTTCGACGACATCAAGCAGTCCGACCAGGGGAGGCTCATCAACATCTCCTCAATCGTCGGTAAACAGGGCAACTTCGGGCAGGCCAACTACGCGACGGCGAAGTCGGGCATCTTCGGTTTCACCCGGACCATCGCGCTCGAACTCGCCCCGTCGGGGTCGACGTCGAACTCCGTCGCCCCCGGCTTCACGCGCACGGACATGCTCGACGAGGTCCGCGAGGACATCCAAGAGCAGATTCTCGAACAGATTCCGATGGGCCGGTTCGCCGAAGTGGAAGACGTCTCCCACATCGTCAAGTTCCTCGCCAGCGAGGAAGCGTCCTACATCACCGGCGAGGTCATCGACGTCAACGGCGCGATGGACCTCTGA
- a CDS encoding helix-turn-helix domain-containing protein, which yields MTQQLLTRSADETTPDLPTELDSTSSKLVYLYLRAAGACTVDELQASLDMKKISLYPLLKSLSKKGLVDSEGETYRLA from the coding sequence ATGACCCAGCAACTCCTCACCCGCAGTGCGGACGAGACGACGCCCGACCTCCCGACCGAACTCGACTCGACCTCGTCGAAACTGGTCTACCTCTACCTTCGCGCCGCGGGGGCGTGCACCGTCGACGAACTCCAGGCGTCGCTGGATATGAAGAAGATCTCGCTGTACCCACTCCTCAAGAGCCTCTCGAAGAAGGGACTCGTCGACAGCGAGGGCGAGACCTACCGGCTCGCCTAG